The Gammaproteobacteria bacterium genome includes the window GTCCGTTGTGCCGCAAACCGGCACCCGGGTCATCGAGTCGTGTCGAAACCACATCCGCGTGCATGGCCGTACCGGGGCCGTACTCGGTCGCAGGATGATGCTTGACCTGCATCATGCCGCCGCCGGACGAGCTCTGGCCCGCTCCGTTCATCGCCATACCGCCCACACCGGCCGCGGCCGGCGTCCCGTGCCCCATGGCGGCGTGATCCATGGCTGCCGGCCCACTTCCCTGTGCCATGCTCCCCTGGTTCGGCGCGTTCATATCCATACCACTCATGCCGGATGAGGTGGACGCCGCATGTGTCATGGCGCCCTGCCCGCTTCCCTGGGACATGACCATGCCACTTTGATTCGCACCACTCATGTCCATACCACCCATGCCACTCATACCGGCCATGGACATGCCTGCATCCGACATGCTCAGCGTCGGCACCGGATCCATGGGCGGGACTTCGGCCTGCATGCCGGCACGCGGCGCGAGGGTGCCGCGCGCATAACCGGACCGGTCGATGGATTGGGCGAAGATGGTGTAGGCCGAATCGCCGTACGGCTCGACAACGACGTCGTAGGTCTCGGCCACGCCGATGCGGAATTCATCCACCGTTACCGGATGCACGTTCTGGCCATCGGCTGCAACCACCGTCATCTTCAGGCCGGGGATGCGCACGTCGAAATAACTCATCGCCGAACCGTTGATGAAACGCAGCCGCACGCGTTCGCCCTTGCGGAACACGCCCGTCCAGTTGCCCGCCGGGGCGGTACCGTTCATCAGGTAGGTGTAGGTGGCGCCGGACACATCGGCCAGATCGCGCGGGCTCATACGCATACGATCCCACATGGCCCGGTATTCGACCGCTTCGGTGAAACCCTCCTTTTTCACCCGGCGGAAGAAATCGCCCACCGTCGGTTTGGCGTAGTTGTAATAGCCGTCGGCCTCCTTGAGCTTGGCGAACACGCGCTCGGGATCTTCGTCGGTCCAGTCAGACAGCAGGACCACGTGGTCGCGATCGAAGCCGACGGGATCCTGCTGGCGCGGCTCGATGACAATCGCACCGTAAATGCCGGTCTGTTCCTGGAAGCCTGAATGGCTGTGGTACCAGTACGTACCGCTTTGTCCCACCTTGAAGCGGTAAACGAAGGTCTCGCCCGGCGCGATGCCACCATAGGTCAGCCCCGGCACGCCGTCCATCTCGTTGGGCAGAATGATGCCGTGCCAATGAATCGAGGTGGATACCCGCAACCGGTTGGTGACGCGCAGGGTGACCGTATCGCCTTCGCGCCAGCGCAGCACCGGTGCGGGAATCTGGCCGTTGACCGTGGTGGCCATACGCGGCCGGCCGGTGAAATTCACCGGTGTTTCACCGATCACCAGATCGAAATCGGTGCCGGACAACTCCCGAGGTGTCATTCCGTCGGCGGGCGTAGCCGCCCAAAGCGGCCTGGGGGCAAGACCCAAGCCGGCCATCACACCGCCGGCCACCAGCCCTTGCACGAACTGTCGCCGCGACAGACTGACCGCGTCAGCCGGCGCGTACGTATTGCGTCGATTTTTCACGTTGAAGTCCTCCATGCGAGACCGGCGTACAGGCAGCGCCTGTCCGGACTCGCGAACAAAAAGGGAAAAGCACTAAACGGCGCACGAACGTGCGCGGATCGAACTTATGCCCGGGGAGGACGCAACGGTGGTCGGGAAGGACGAATAATCAAAGCGGGAATCGCGGCGGTCGCCAGGCTAGATACGGGCGACTCGGTGCGGATCTGGAACAGGCTGCCCAGCAGAGGCGCCATGCAGTGGAATGCACAAAGGCCGGTATCGCCTGAACAGCAATCCATGCTCTGCTGTTGCTGATGATGCATCTGTTCGGTCGCCATACCCGGCTGGTCACAGTCAGGCTCGAGGCTGCCTGCAACCAGTTGTCCAGCAACAGCAGGCATCGGCAACAGAGCCAGGCCGTTACCCACGGCGGTTATCAGCACGAGCAGGACCATCAGCGCGCGGAGGCGCCAATCCTGCTTCCAACGGGAAAACCGTGCGATGCTCATCGGTTGGGTGCTATGCGATCCCAAGTGTCTTGAACGACGGAATCCTACTGGCATCTCCAATCATGCTCAACCACCGATTGGACGATGGGGATGATTCGCTCACTGTTCGGGTTGGTCGACCAGCTCAACGATCAGCGAGGCCAGTTTTCCAGCCTGCCGGGGTGAGGAAAAACCGCCCGGCATCCGGCCAATACCGCCCACAATGCGGGCCTGAATTATCTTCTCGGCATCGGCGTTACCTTTGTAGAATGCCGCAATGCTCAGGAAATTGGGACCGAAACCGCCGTCGGCAACCGAATGGCATTGCATACAGCGCAGTCCTTGCGCCTGGATATACCCCACCAGTTTTTGTGCATTGCCCTGGTTCAGCGCCGGCGGCTCGTTACTCGAAGAGCCGGTCGAACCCGACGCAGAAGATTGCCCCATTCCTCCGCCCATCATCCCCGGCCCCATGGCATACCTTTCCGTGGTCTGGGCATGGACCTGCGTGACCAGCGAACCAAGCAAAACACTGCCCAACAGGGCAAGCAATAGAGATAATCTGATTTTCATATGGATGTCCTGGATGGTTGGGGAAATACCACCGGGGCACACACGCCCTCCCTTTCCAAGAGAATAAAGGCTGTACCTTGGTAACGGGTCAAATAGAACCATCAGCAAGATGCGGATTCGTATTTTCTTGTTGTGTAGCCGTCCCCCCCTACACAAACTCAAGCGAATCCGCCGTTGGCGCGAAGAACCTGGGCGTTGACCCAAGCACCGTCTTGGCCGGCCAGAAACGACACCACACCGGCAATATCATCAGGTTGGCCGATCCGCTCCAACGGAGCTTGCCTGGCGATCTGCGCGATCAGCTCCTCGCTCTTCCCATGAAGAAAGAGTTCTGTGGCAACCGGCCCGGGAGCAACCGCGTTAACGGTGATATTTCGCCCTCTCAGTTCATTCGCGAACACGCGCACCAGCCCCTCCACACCGGCCTTTGACGCGATGTATGCACCATAACCCGGTATATTTTTGGCGATAACGCTGGAAGACAGCGCGATAAAACGGCCAGCCTCCTGCAAGTGCTGCGCTGCCTGCGCCATCATCAGAAACGTTCCTCGCAAATTGATGGCAATGATGCGGTCGAAATCGTCCGGATCCGTTTGTGCTATGGGCGAAAGCCTCATGACGCCGGCGCTGTTCACCACCACGTCGATGCGACCGAAATCCCGTTTCACGCTGTCGTACAGCATTGCCACATCGCCCGGGCTGCCAACATCACCCTGGACTGCAATCGCCCGACCGCCGGCCGATTCAATGGCTGAGACCGTTTCCTGCGCTTTGGCCGTGTTTCCCACGTAGTTGACCGCCACGGCGAAACCGTCTGCCGCCAGGCGCATAGCGATCGCCTGGCCGATTCCGCGCGAACCGCCTGTGACGATCGCACTCCTCTGTGTGTCTTTGCTCATGGTTTTCTCCTGTGCGCAGAGCTGGATGCCCTTTCAGACGCACAGTCTTTTAGTTCATCAGGTAAAAATAAATACCGCTAAACTGGCAACACAATTCAATATTCATCAATAATTAGGCCATGGACCGCCTTGACGCACTTCAACTCTTCACCCGCATCGTGGAAACCGGAAGTTTCAGCCGCGCTGCAGACATGCTCGACATCCCTCGAGCCACCGCCACCCATGCGATCAAGCAGCTGGAGGCACGACTTGGCGTCCGCTTGCTTGAACGAACGACGCGCCAAGTACGCCCTACCCTCGACGGGCAAGCATTCTACGAACGCTGTGTGCATATCCTCAGCGAACTGGACGATGCCGAATCCTCATTGCGGAACGTCGCCTCCAACCCGCGTGGCATTTTGCGCGTGGAGATGCACGGCACCCATGCGACCCGCATCGTCCTGCCAAGGATCGACGAATTCCACAGCCGCTATCCCGGCATCGAGCTGGTCGTCAGCAGTGGAGACCGGCTTATCAATCTGATACGTGAGGGAGTCGATTGCGCAATTCGTGCCGGCAACCTGCACGATTCAAGCCTGGTGGCACGGCGACTGACCACCATGCCCCAGGTCATCTGTGCCAGCCCCGAATATCTTGCCCGCTTTGGCACGCCGCACCACCCTGACGAAATTTCGTCACATCAGGCCGTGAAGTTCTTTTCCAGCAACGGCGGCGTAGACAATACGCTCGAGTTGATCGTCAATGGCAAAATCCGTAAATATGCTGCCGGCGGATGGATGTCGGTCAACGATGCCGAGAATTACGTCGTATGCGCACTGCGTGGCTGCGGGTTGATTCAGCTGCCCCGTTTCCACGTTGAAGAGGAATTGCAGGATGGGCGTCTCGTCGAAGTACTGGATGAATGGGCAAGCCCTGATTTGCCATTATCCGTGCTATATCCACAACGGCGGCAGCTGCCACCGCGTGTCCGCGTGTTCATCGACTGGCTCAGCAGTCTCTACCAAGCGAAGTTTGAAGGCCTGCATTAACAGCACTAAAGCCGTCAGCCATATATCCAAACCACACTTCTAATACTCAGTTGGTATTATTGTGGTTGTGCTATGCAGAGGTATCCAACAAAAAGAAGAAGTTCATGGCAACAAAAATGTATCTTGAATGGGCCAAATGCCCAACCGGCGTCTGGTGTTCGTTTGACCAGCTCGACCCCGCCACGGTGAATGCCAAGGGTATTTATCTGATCTGGCGCAACACCGAGGATGGCGGCGTTGTCAGGGTCGGGAAAGGCAACATCTGCGAACGCATACGCACCCTCAGAAAAGACCCCGCGGTCAGGCGCTACGGCCCCAACCTGCTTGTGACCTGGGCTTCCGTAGAACCTGAAGAAATGGACAGCGTGGTGCGGTACCTGGCCGACCACTACAATCCATTGATCACTGACAGGCTCCCTGAACCGCCACCGATCGCCGTCAATACACCCGACTAAAGCCGTGGACTGAAGGCAGGCGGCGACTGATTGAAGTTCGATAAACCGGATTACTCACTGTCTGAGTTGATCAGCGCGATGATCTCCGCACCGGTGAATCCGCGTTCGCATTTTACGCATCTGAAACCGATGAACTGTGTATCCTCATCAAACAGTTCAATATGGCTTCGCGCGTCTACTATTTCGCCACCACAATCAGGGCAACAGACCGTGTGAAACTCGTCCATAACCAGTGCTCCCATGTAACGTTGGCACCAAGCTCCGTGGACTGAACCTTGCTCATCCAAGGTAGATGATAGGACAAAATTATCGAGCCAAAAATAACCCAAAATGTAGGGGAAACGCCAATCCCATATAGGCCCGAGTGAGATACTAATCCGTTGGCGTATGCCGGCGCCCCGGCAAGTACCAATACCACCTGCTCCGCCTTAAGTATTTTTTACAGATGGCTACCGTAAGTCTGTTCAGCTGTCCATCGCCCTGCCCGGATGGTTGAACAGGATGAATCCCACCACAATGAGCGCCAGCCCCACCAGATGAAAGGCATGCAGGTGCTCATTCAAAAACACCATGGCCAAAGCCGAAGCGAAGACCGGCACCAGGCAGATGAACAGGCCGGCCCGGTTGGAGCCGATCAGATCGACGCCGCGATTCCAGAACAGGTACGCGAGAATCGAAGGGAACACCGCCACGTAGACGGTGCCGGCCAGCAACCCACCGCTTAGATGCGGCGCACCGTAACGCCCCTGCTCCCAGATGTACAAGGGCAGCAGCATAAGGGCGCCAATAGCGAAGGTTGCCACCAGGAAGCTCAGCGGATGCACCACAGGTCGTTTGCGCAGCAGGACGGAATACAACGCGTAGCACAGCACCGCGACCAGCATCCAGACGTCGCCGGTCACGACATGCCAGGTCGCCAGAGTTTCCAGACTGCCGCGCAGGACGATGACGCCTGCGCCGGCAATGCTCAACGCGACGCCGAAGATGCCTTTTTTCGAAACCCGGTCGCCGAACAACAGCAGCCCAAGGATCACGATCGTCGCCGGCATCGCGGTCTGAATCAGGGCGATGTTGGTCGCCGTGGTTGTCTGCGCCGCGGCATACAGCATGGTATTGAAACAGCCGATGCCGAACAGCGACAGCACCAGCATGATCGCCCAGGCGTCGATCAAGGCACGCCAGTCACGCATGACATGCCGCCAGGCAAACGGCAGCAGGATCAGCGCCGCCAGCGCCCAGCGCCAGAACGCCAACGTGACCGGATGCACGCTGTCATGCAACGCCCGGCCGATGATGGCGTTACCAGCCCAAAACAGCGTGGTCAGCGTCAACAGCAAATAGGCGATACGGTGGTCGCCGAGCTTAAGAGCGGTGGACATAACGGGTTATGGAGCAAGCATGGGCCGCCAACTCTACCTGCATCCGTTTTCGGTTATCAAACCCCGCCTATATCCATGCCTATCAAAAGGTTAAACCCTGTTCAATTCAACATATTCCGGCATCTGCCGATAACCTGCACGTATCAAACTCAAACCTCATTCAGGAAAGCATGCAAACGACGGAACGCGCCTGGCACAAGGGAACACGCCCTCCATAACTCCATATCAACCATCATGCCAAGGACAACCAGAACTTATGGATCCACAGTTGCTGAGCCGCCTGAAGCACTGCTCCACCCTGCCCAGCCCCCCTGGGATCGCCGTA containing:
- a CDS encoding copper resistance system multicopper oxidase; translated protein: MKNRRNTYAPADAVSLSRRQFVQGLVAGGVMAGLGLAPRPLWAATPADGMTPRELSGTDFDLVIGETPVNFTGRPRMATTVNGQIPAPVLRWREGDTVTLRVTNRLRVSTSIHWHGIILPNEMDGVPGLTYGGIAPGETFVYRFKVGQSGTYWYHSHSGFQEQTGIYGAIVIEPRQQDPVGFDRDHVVLLSDWTDEDPERVFAKLKEADGYYNYAKPTVGDFFRRVKKEGFTEAVEYRAMWDRMRMSPRDLADVSGATYTYLMNGTAPAGNWTGVFRKGERVRLRFINGSAMSYFDVRIPGLKMTVVAADGQNVHPVTVDEFRIGVAETYDVVVEPYGDSAYTIFAQSIDRSGYARGTLAPRAGMQAEVPPMDPVPTLSMSDAGMSMAGMSGMGGMDMSGANQSGMVMSQGSGQGAMTHAASTSSGMSGMDMNAPNQGSMAQGSGPAAMDHAAMGHGTPAAAGVGGMAMNGAGQSSSGGGMMQVKHHPATEYGPGTAMHADVVSTRLDDPGAGLRHNGRRVLTYADLHTVGHWLDERDPDRTIELHLTGNMERYMWSFDGVKFSDAEPLRFTYGERLRIVLVNDTMMDHPIHLHGLWSEVENPDGGFQVRKHTVSVKPGHAVSYRVLADARGRWAYHCHLLYHMKAGMFREVDVV
- a CDS encoding SDR family oxidoreductase translates to MSKDTQRSAIVTGGSRGIGQAIAMRLAADGFAVAVNYVGNTAKAQETVSAIESAGGRAIAVQGDVGSPGDVAMLYDSVKRDFGRIDVVVNSAGVMRLSPIAQTDPDDFDRIIAINLRGTFLMMAQAAQHLQEAGRFIALSSSVIAKNIPGYGAYIASKAGVEGLVRVFANELRGRNITVNAVAPGPVATELFLHGKSEELIAQIARQAPLERIGQPDDIAGVVSFLAGQDGAWVNAQVLRANGGFA
- a CDS encoding LysR substrate-binding domain-containing protein, whose amino-acid sequence is MDRLDALQLFTRIVETGSFSRAADMLDIPRATATHAIKQLEARLGVRLLERTTRQVRPTLDGQAFYERCVHILSELDDAESSLRNVASNPRGILRVEMHGTHATRIVLPRIDEFHSRYPGIELVVSSGDRLINLIREGVDCAIRAGNLHDSSLVARRLTTMPQVICASPEYLARFGTPHHPDEISSHQAVKFFSSNGGVDNTLELIVNGKIRKYAAGGWMSVNDAENYVVCALRGCGLIQLPRFHVEEELQDGRLVEVLDEWASPDLPLSVLYPQRRQLPPRVRVFIDWLSSLYQAKFEGLH
- a CDS encoding EamA family transporter translates to MSTALKLGDHRIAYLLLTLTTLFWAGNAIIGRALHDSVHPVTLAFWRWALAALILLPFAWRHVMRDWRALIDAWAIMLVLSLFGIGCFNTMLYAAAQTTTATNIALIQTAMPATIVILGLLLFGDRVSKKGIFGVALSIAGAGVIVLRGSLETLATWHVVTGDVWMLVAVLCYALYSVLLRKRPVVHPLSFLVATFAIGALMLLPLYIWEQGRYGAPHLSGGLLAGTVYVAVFPSILAYLFWNRGVDLIGSNRAGLFICLVPVFASALAMVFLNEHLHAFHLVGLALIVVGFILFNHPGRAMDS